From a single Planctellipticum variicoloris genomic region:
- the mgtA gene encoding magnesium-translocating P-type ATPase translates to MTTEPEQTQELAAFWQLGEAELLKTLDSSTVGLTSAESQSRLARRDTVRWRKTSPVRLLLEQFRSPIMLLLIVSAVLSYVLDDATNALIILAILGASSLLGFWQEWSAADAVAKLLAVIETRTTLLRDGVEIELPVDAAVPGDIVRLRAGNVIPGDCRVLESNDLFVDEAALTGESFPAEKRAGAVAADVGHHRRSCALFQGTHVVSGTATAVVVHTGAETEFGKVSARLERRPPETGFERGLKEFGFLLIRVTLVFVVGVFAVNVAFQRPVVDSLLFALALAVGMTPQLLPAITTVVLAAGAKQMARAQVIVKQLLAIENFGSMTVLCCDKTGTLTTGVVTLQAAEDVAGQASERVRRYAAINATLQLGFQNPIDEALKTSGTLDLTGVQKLDEVPYDFNRKRLSVLVTDGGETVLITKGALANVLEVCTSVELPGGSGNIADHQAAILTRFASLSEQGRRVLGVAIRRLESDRAGRQDERDMTFLGFLVLLDPPKPGIQATLGELRRLGVRLKIVTGDNHAVAAAIARDVGISADRLLTGGDVRRLSDDALQHRAMEIDLFAEIEPNQKERIILALKRSGATVGYLGDGINDASALHAADVGISVASAVDVAREAAQIVLLQQDLGVLVEGVKAGRRTFANTLKYVFVALSANFGYMFSMAVVSLFLPFLPLLPAQILLVNLLADFPAMMLATDRVDPELIERPRRWQVRSMARFMLVFGLCGSVFDFLTFGLLLYVYKAPIEQFRTGWFIEAVLTGLVIMLLVRTQRPFWRSRPGLAFGLTLLAVAAVTLLLPYLPFAGTLEFVPPPASLVLLVIGISAVYGVGLELAKRAFYRNLAG, encoded by the coding sequence ATGACGACGGAGCCGGAGCAAACCCAGGAGCTGGCGGCCTTCTGGCAACTGGGCGAAGCCGAGCTGCTGAAGACGCTCGATTCGTCAACAGTTGGACTCACTTCGGCAGAATCGCAGTCACGCCTGGCACGCCGGGACACGGTTCGCTGGCGGAAGACCTCGCCGGTCCGACTCCTTCTGGAGCAGTTCCGCAGTCCGATCATGCTGCTCTTGATCGTTTCGGCGGTCCTCTCCTACGTGCTGGACGATGCGACCAATGCCCTGATCATCCTCGCGATCCTCGGTGCCAGCAGCCTGCTCGGCTTCTGGCAGGAATGGAGCGCGGCCGACGCAGTCGCAAAGCTGCTGGCGGTGATCGAGACCCGGACGACGCTGCTGCGCGATGGCGTCGAGATCGAGCTGCCGGTCGATGCCGCGGTCCCCGGCGACATCGTGCGGCTGAGGGCGGGAAACGTCATTCCCGGCGACTGCCGGGTCCTGGAGTCGAACGATCTGTTCGTGGACGAGGCCGCACTGACGGGAGAAAGTTTTCCCGCGGAGAAGCGGGCGGGCGCGGTCGCAGCGGATGTCGGCCATCATCGGCGCTCCTGCGCGCTGTTCCAGGGAACGCACGTCGTCAGCGGGACTGCGACGGCGGTGGTCGTTCACACCGGTGCGGAGACCGAATTCGGCAAGGTTTCTGCGCGGCTGGAACGTCGTCCGCCCGAAACTGGCTTCGAACGCGGCCTCAAGGAATTCGGCTTTCTGCTGATCCGGGTGACGCTCGTGTTCGTGGTGGGCGTCTTCGCCGTCAACGTGGCGTTTCAGCGTCCGGTCGTCGACTCGCTGCTGTTTGCTCTCGCGCTGGCGGTGGGGATGACGCCCCAGCTCCTGCCGGCGATTACGACGGTGGTGCTGGCGGCCGGGGCGAAACAGATGGCCCGGGCGCAGGTGATCGTCAAACAGCTCCTGGCGATCGAGAACTTCGGCAGCATGACCGTGCTCTGCTGCGACAAAACCGGAACGCTCACAACCGGAGTCGTGACGCTGCAGGCAGCGGAAGACGTCGCAGGACAGGCGAGCGAACGCGTCCGGCGTTATGCGGCGATCAACGCGACGTTGCAGCTCGGATTTCAGAACCCGATTGATGAGGCGCTGAAGACATCCGGAACGCTGGATCTGACTGGCGTGCAGAAACTCGATGAAGTTCCCTACGACTTCAACCGCAAACGGTTGAGCGTGCTGGTCACCGATGGGGGCGAGACCGTCTTAATCACCAAGGGAGCCCTCGCGAACGTGCTGGAAGTCTGCACGTCGGTGGAATTGCCCGGCGGTTCTGGGAACATTGCAGACCATCAGGCCGCGATTCTCACCCGCTTCGCGTCACTGAGCGAGCAGGGCCGCCGCGTGCTGGGTGTTGCCATCCGGCGACTGGAATCGGATCGAGCCGGCCGCCAGGACGAGCGGGACATGACGTTTCTGGGTTTCCTGGTGCTGCTCGATCCCCCCAAGCCCGGGATTCAGGCGACGCTGGGGGAACTGCGGAGACTCGGCGTCCGGCTGAAGATCGTGACCGGCGACAATCACGCCGTCGCCGCCGCGATTGCTCGCGACGTAGGGATTTCTGCGGACCGGCTGTTGACCGGCGGCGACGTGCGGCGGCTGAGCGATGACGCACTTCAGCATCGAGCGATGGAGATCGACCTGTTCGCGGAGATCGAACCGAACCAGAAGGAACGCATCATCCTGGCTCTCAAGCGGTCCGGAGCCACCGTGGGCTACCTGGGGGACGGCATCAACGACGCCTCGGCGCTGCATGCCGCCGATGTGGGGATTTCGGTGGCCAGCGCGGTAGACGTGGCCCGCGAGGCGGCCCAGATCGTCCTGCTGCAACAGGATCTGGGAGTGCTGGTCGAAGGCGTGAAGGCGGGCAGGCGGACATTCGCCAATACGCTCAAGTACGTCTTCGTGGCCCTGAGCGCCAACTTCGGCTACATGTTCAGCATGGCCGTGGTCTCGCTGTTCCTGCCGTTCCTCCCGCTGCTGCCGGCCCAAATTCTGCTGGTGAATCTGCTCGCCGACTTCCCGGCGATGATGCTGGCGACCGACCGGGTCGATCCGGAATTGATCGAGCGACCCCGGCGCTGGCAGGTCCGGTCGATGGCCCGCTTCATGCTGGTTTTCGGCCTGTGTGGCTCGGTCTTCGACTTCCTGACGTTCGGGCTGCTGCTCTATGTCTACAAGGCGCCGATCGAGCAGTTCCGCACAGGCTGGTTCATCGAAGCGGTACTGACCGGGCTGGTGATCATGCTGCTGGTCCGGACACAACGACCGTTCTGGCGCAGCCGGCCGGGTCTTGCCTTCGGCCTGACGCTGCTCGCCGTGGCGGCGGTCACGCTGCTGCTGCCGTACCTGCCGTTTGCGGGGACGCTGGAGTTCGTCCCGCCGCCAGCCTCGCTGGTGCTGCTGGTGATCGGAATTTCGGCTGTCTACGGCGTTGGCCTGGAACTGGCTAAGCGAGCCTTCTACCGGAATCTGGCCGGTTGA
- a CDS encoding transcriptional regulator: MTDSHAENDRPAVPHEAGRYAYDGLDRTIHEKARLGILTSLAAHPGGLLFGDLKDLCSLTDGNLSRHLQTLQEAGLVEVWKRIQHKRPQTLCRLTDLGRKRLLEYIGELERVVADAAAAAQQAQAWSPAQTASRGLPPSLRPGWSPG, from the coding sequence ATGACAGACAGCCACGCGGAGAACGACAGGCCGGCGGTTCCCCACGAAGCGGGGCGATACGCCTATGACGGCCTCGATCGCACCATCCATGAAAAGGCCCGGCTCGGCATCCTGACCTCGCTGGCGGCCCATCCCGGAGGGCTGCTCTTCGGCGACTTGAAGGATCTCTGCTCGCTGACGGACGGAAATCTCAGCCGGCATCTGCAGACTCTGCAGGAGGCGGGGCTGGTAGAAGTCTGGAAGCGCATTCAACACAAGCGTCCGCAGACGCTGTGCCGCCTCACCGATCTGGGGCGTAAGCGATTGCTGGAGTATATCGGCGAACTCGAACGGGTTGTGGCTGATGCCGCGGCCGCGGCGCAGCAGGCCCAAGCCTGGTCCCCGGCGCAAACGGCGTCACGCGGTCTTCCGCCCTCGTTGCGTCCCGGCTGGTCGCCGGGCTGA
- the ispH gene encoding 4-hydroxy-3-methylbut-2-enyl diphosphate reductase, whose translation MRVITAKAAGMCFGVRDALAALDGVDQPGSVAIYGELVHNDIVLHQLELRGFQQLPETGREELPTAAQIVITAHGISDNRRQQLVAAGKSLIDTTCPLVARVHRAAQGLAQSGAFVVVIGRAGHVEVEGIVGDLEAFAVVPSVTAVGTYPSQTIGVVCQTTFPVDEAAAIRRQIAACNPAAEIRWVDTICQPTKDRQRALSELLDEVEAVVVVGGSHSHNTRRLVDACRQRGLAAFHVEHAGELDPDWFDDFETIGLTAGTSTLPETLHQVEERLLEIAAELTPAR comes from the coding sequence ATGAGAGTCATTACCGCGAAAGCCGCCGGCATGTGTTTCGGCGTCCGCGACGCACTCGCCGCCCTGGACGGCGTCGACCAGCCTGGTTCGGTTGCCATCTATGGCGAGCTGGTCCACAACGACATCGTGCTGCATCAGTTGGAACTTCGCGGCTTTCAACAACTCCCCGAGACCGGGCGGGAAGAGCTGCCGACGGCGGCTCAGATTGTGATTACCGCGCACGGCATCAGCGACAATCGGCGGCAGCAACTCGTGGCGGCGGGGAAGAGTCTGATCGACACAACCTGCCCGCTCGTCGCTCGCGTCCATCGCGCGGCTCAGGGCCTGGCGCAATCGGGCGCGTTCGTCGTCGTGATCGGCCGCGCCGGTCACGTCGAGGTCGAAGGGATCGTCGGCGATCTGGAAGCGTTCGCCGTCGTCCCTTCGGTCACTGCGGTTGGAACCTACCCATCACAGACAATTGGCGTCGTCTGTCAGACAACGTTCCCCGTCGACGAGGCCGCCGCCATCCGGCGGCAGATTGCCGCCTGCAATCCCGCCGCAGAAATCCGCTGGGTCGACACGATCTGTCAGCCGACGAAGGACCGCCAGCGGGCGCTCAGCGAACTTCTCGACGAAGTCGAGGCCGTGGTCGTCGTCGGCGGCAGCCATTCGCACAACACGCGCCGCCTGGTCGACGCCTGTCGCCAGCGCGGGCTCGCCGCATTCCATGTTGAGCACGCCGGGGAACTCGATCCTGACTGGTTCGACGATTTCGAAACCATCGGACTCACCGCCGGCACCTCAACATTGCCGGAAACGCTGCACCAGGTCGAGGAACGCCTGCTGGAAATCGCCGCAGAATTGACCCCGGCTCGCTGA
- a CDS encoding DUF4153 domain-containing protein produces the protein MSTINGAVELPDESFLDRPEHPLLAEQPAVGWLELISLLTTVALADLALYRGHGYAGWAAILAAAPVLLLVGSTRRAGGLAPLVIGLMLWAIALRLVWCGGPLAAGVGLVLLPAYVLALGGRVPYLFDGLAVMARLVVAGCWGVAAYGRDAVKFCRKFVPSQWIATALPLGVGSLFAVVFLMANPDLVTEFNQRLSELMEVLRDWIIPYSVWEVLFCLGVAWAAIGLLRPLLPGIANIASPQPSSDMSFEPTPVPLYAAIRNTLLVVIGLFGAYLIFEFRTLWFRDFPKKFHYSGYAHEGAAWLTIALALATAVLSLIFRGRTQHDPRIGRLRTLAAIWSAESVILAVAVYHRLFIYVGYNGMTRMRFVGYFGVTAVVVGFLLVVVKIARQKDFGWLLQRHLWTLSLAVYLFAITPVDYLAMQYNVQRVLAGDPAPSVQFSVQPLNAEALLALPPLLACENETIRAGIQALLTDQQMKAEEVARHPAGGHWTAFQVANRKLLRQLQASVPVHTGHPADAARQNAWERFRAYAYQWY, from the coding sequence GTGAGCACCATCAACGGCGCCGTCGAACTGCCCGACGAGAGCTTTCTGGATCGCCCCGAACATCCGCTGCTCGCAGAACAGCCCGCCGTGGGCTGGCTGGAACTCATCAGCCTGTTAACGACGGTCGCACTGGCCGACCTTGCCCTCTACCGCGGCCACGGATACGCCGGCTGGGCGGCAATTCTCGCGGCGGCGCCGGTTCTGCTGCTGGTTGGCTCTACACGCAGGGCAGGGGGGCTTGCTCCTCTCGTCATTGGCCTGATGCTTTGGGCAATCGCCCTGCGACTGGTCTGGTGCGGCGGACCGCTGGCGGCGGGAGTCGGGCTGGTTCTGCTGCCGGCCTACGTCCTGGCGCTTGGCGGACGAGTCCCCTACCTGTTCGACGGCCTGGCCGTCATGGCCCGGCTCGTTGTGGCCGGCTGCTGGGGCGTGGCCGCCTACGGACGCGATGCCGTGAAGTTCTGCCGGAAGTTCGTGCCGTCCCAATGGATTGCCACCGCGCTCCCGCTCGGCGTCGGCAGCCTCTTTGCCGTCGTGTTCCTGATGGCGAATCCCGATCTCGTTACCGAGTTCAACCAACGACTGTCGGAGCTGATGGAAGTCCTCCGCGACTGGATCATCCCGTACTCGGTCTGGGAGGTCCTCTTCTGCCTCGGCGTCGCCTGGGCCGCGATCGGTTTGCTGCGCCCCCTGCTGCCGGGCATCGCGAACATTGCGTCGCCGCAGCCGAGTTCAGACATGTCTTTCGAGCCGACCCCGGTCCCGCTGTACGCGGCCATTCGCAACACCCTCCTGGTGGTGATCGGGCTGTTCGGGGCCTATCTGATCTTCGAGTTCCGCACGCTCTGGTTTCGCGATTTTCCCAAGAAGTTTCACTATTCGGGCTATGCCCACGAAGGCGCCGCCTGGCTGACGATCGCCCTCGCGCTGGCCACTGCTGTGCTGTCGTTGATTTTCCGCGGACGCACTCAGCACGATCCGCGGATTGGCCGGCTGCGCACGCTGGCGGCGATCTGGTCGGCGGAAAGCGTGATCCTCGCCGTCGCAGTCTACCACCGGCTCTTTATCTACGTCGGCTACAACGGTATGACGCGCATGCGGTTCGTGGGTTATTTCGGCGTCACGGCCGTGGTCGTCGGCTTTCTGCTGGTGGTCGTTAAGATCGCCCGGCAGAAAGATTTCGGCTGGCTGCTGCAGCGACATCTCTGGACGCTGTCTCTGGCCGTCTATCTTTTCGCAATCACTCCGGTCGACTATCTGGCGATGCAGTACAACGTCCAACGCGTCCTGGCGGGTGACCCGGCCCCGTCGGTGCAGTTCAGCGTCCAGCCTCTCAATGCCGAGGCCCTGCTGGCGCTTCCGCCCCTTTTGGCGTGCGAGAACGAAACGATCCGGGCGGGAATTCAGGCGCTGCTGACGGATCAACAGATGAAGGCGGAGGAAGTCGCCCGGCATCCCGCGGGAGGTCATTGGACAGCGTTCCAGGTCGCCAATCGCAAACTTCTCCGCCAGTTGCAGGCGTCAGTTCCGGTTCACACGGGCCATCCCGCTGACGCCGCACGTCAAAACGCCTGGGAGCGGTTTCGGGCGTACGCGTATCAGTGGTATTGA
- a CDS encoding sodium:solute symporter family protein yields the protein MLIACVIAYMFVTVAVGIYASRRVHGAKDFMVAGRSLPLYMSFACVFATWFGAETVLSVSANFAHNGLGFVSGDPFGASMCLVLVAFFFARTFYRMDLLTIGDYYHARYGRTVEVVASLGIASSYLGWTSAQLSALGLVINVLFPQVTLNQAIILGTAIVTVYTLFGGMWSIALTDVIQTVAIVVGLIVVAVILGNQAGGFDVVVAAAQKEGKLTLFPHITAAAWLAFIGEFITMALGSIPQQDVFQRVTSARNERTAFLGTLSGGLFYFAFAFVPMFIAFAATVIDPSYSAHFQAEDAREVQKILPTLILHDTPLWVQVLFFGALLSAILSTASGTLLAPASILTENVLQQFTKHFSDVTMLWLVRGMLVLVAIVATTISVNSQSTMYEMVESGYKVTLVMAFVPLVCGIYWPRATTQGAVFSILLSVPVWIGAEFLYLEESPELWRCVPPQLYGLAASFAGMLIGSSMPNWIKHTSHDPAEVAKSRRALPGH from the coding sequence GTGCTGATCGCGTGTGTCATCGCGTACATGTTCGTCACTGTGGCGGTCGGAATCTACGCGTCGCGCCGCGTGCACGGCGCGAAAGATTTCATGGTGGCGGGGCGATCGCTGCCTCTGTACATGAGCTTCGCCTGCGTCTTCGCCACCTGGTTCGGCGCGGAAACGGTTCTTTCGGTTTCTGCGAACTTTGCCCACAACGGATTGGGGTTTGTCTCTGGCGATCCCTTCGGGGCGTCGATGTGCCTGGTGCTGGTCGCATTCTTCTTCGCCCGGACCTTCTACCGGATGGATCTTCTGACCATCGGCGACTATTACCACGCCCGGTACGGCAGAACTGTGGAAGTCGTCGCGTCGCTGGGAATCGCCAGCTCATACCTGGGATGGACCAGCGCTCAACTGTCGGCGCTGGGACTCGTGATCAACGTCCTGTTTCCCCAGGTCACGCTCAACCAGGCGATCATCCTCGGGACCGCAATCGTGACCGTCTACACGCTGTTCGGCGGAATGTGGTCGATTGCGCTGACCGATGTCATTCAGACGGTAGCCATTGTTGTCGGCCTGATCGTCGTGGCTGTCATCCTGGGAAACCAGGCGGGCGGGTTCGACGTCGTCGTCGCGGCCGCTCAGAAAGAAGGCAAGCTGACGCTGTTTCCGCACATCACGGCTGCCGCGTGGCTGGCGTTCATCGGCGAGTTTATCACCATGGCGCTGGGCTCCATCCCTCAGCAGGACGTCTTTCAGCGGGTGACCAGCGCCAGGAACGAGCGGACGGCATTCCTGGGGACGCTGAGCGGCGGCCTTTTCTACTTCGCCTTCGCCTTCGTGCCGATGTTCATCGCCTTCGCGGCGACGGTCATCGATCCGTCGTATTCGGCGCACTTTCAAGCCGAGGATGCCCGCGAAGTGCAGAAAATTCTACCGACGCTGATTCTTCACGACACTCCGTTGTGGGTGCAGGTCCTCTTTTTTGGAGCGCTGTTGTCGGCGATTCTGTCGACGGCGAGCGGCACGCTGCTGGCGCCGGCCAGTATTCTCACCGAGAACGTCCTGCAGCAGTTCACGAAACACTTCAGCGACGTGACGATGCTGTGGCTTGTACGCGGCATGCTGGTCCTGGTGGCGATTGTCGCCACGACCATCTCCGTCAACTCCCAGAGCACGATGTATGAAATGGTCGAGAGCGGTTACAAGGTGACCCTCGTCATGGCGTTTGTTCCGCTCGTCTGCGGCATTTACTGGCCGCGGGCCACCACTCAGGGCGCTGTCTTCTCAATCCTGCTCTCGGTGCCGGTCTGGATCGGTGCAGAATTCCTGTATCTCGAAGAAAGCCCGGAACTCTGGCGGTGCGTCCCGCCGCAGCTCTACGGCCTGGCGGCCTCCTTTGCCGGGATGCTGATCGGCTCATCGATGCCGAACTGGATCAAGCATACGTCGCACGACCCCGCCGAAGTGGCGAAGTCGCGCCGGGCACTGCCTGGTCATTGA
- a CDS encoding FKBP-type peptidyl-prolyl cis-trans isomerase produces MTDDKSGNVAHPDLPAGAGPIDAAAPTVFTMTDSGLKYRILREGKGAKPSARQQVEVHYHGWLDDGSVFDSSYRRKESIAFGLNQVIAGWTEGMQLVGSGGMIELEIPSNLGYGARGAPGAIPPHATLHFLVELLDVK; encoded by the coding sequence ATGACTGATGATAAGAGCGGAAACGTCGCACATCCCGACCTGCCGGCCGGCGCCGGACCGATCGACGCGGCGGCCCCGACGGTATTCACGATGACCGACTCCGGACTGAAGTACCGGATTCTCCGCGAAGGAAAGGGCGCGAAACCCAGTGCCCGGCAGCAGGTGGAGGTCCACTACCACGGCTGGCTGGACGACGGCAGCGTGTTCGACAGTTCCTACCGCCGGAAAGAGTCGATTGCGTTCGGCCTGAACCAGGTGATCGCCGGCTGGACCGAGGGGATGCAGCTTGTCGGATCGGGGGGGATGATCGAGCTGGAGATCCCGTCGAACCTGGGCTACGGCGCCCGCGGCGCACCCGGTGCGATCCCGCCACACGCGACGCTGCACTTTCTGGTGGAGCTGCTGGACGTGAAGTAG
- a CDS encoding FKBP-type peptidyl-prolyl cis-trans isomerase, whose protein sequence is MLLQRMGRGALVALVLLAAGVAFADDAEKPKEIPHPVLPQGAGKIDEKAPKNFTETKSGLKYRILREGKGVKPTADQSVDVNYHGWLDNREVFDSSYKRGKPLSFPLKAVIPGWTEGMQLVGEGGMIELEIPSKLGYGANGAGNVIPPNATLHFLVELIEVK, encoded by the coding sequence ATGCTGCTGCAGAGAATGGGACGGGGTGCGCTGGTGGCGCTGGTGCTGCTGGCCGCGGGGGTGGCCTTCGCTGATGACGCGGAGAAGCCGAAGGAAATCCCTCACCCCGTGCTACCGCAAGGGGCCGGGAAGATTGACGAGAAGGCGCCGAAGAACTTCACCGAAACCAAGTCGGGGCTGAAGTACCGCATCCTCCGCGAGGGGAAAGGGGTGAAACCGACCGCAGACCAGTCGGTCGACGTGAACTATCACGGCTGGCTCGACAATCGCGAGGTTTTCGACAGCTCGTACAAGCGAGGCAAACCTCTATCGTTCCCGCTGAAGGCGGTCATTCCCGGCTGGACCGAGGGGATGCAACTGGTCGGCGAAGGGGGAATGATCGAGCTGGAGATTCCCTCAAAACTGGGCTACGGCGCCAATGGAGCCGGAAACGTCATTCCCCCGAACGCAACGCTCCACTTTCTCGTCGAACTGATCGAGGTCAAGTAG
- a CDS encoding FKBP-type peptidyl-prolyl cis-trans isomerase, protein MLRKWRCVTLVAVTLLAAAVGQSEDEKETEVPYPELPKGAGKIDEDAPKAFKATESGLKYRILREGTGKKPTPETMVAAHYQGWLDSGKVFDSSYRKRQPITFKLGQVVKGWGEGMQLVGQGGMIELVIPAELGYGNRGRPGIPANSTLHFLVEVLEVR, encoded by the coding sequence ATGCTGCGGAAATGGCGATGCGTAACATTGGTCGCAGTGACTCTGCTTGCGGCGGCCGTCGGCCAGTCGGAAGACGAGAAGGAGACGGAAGTCCCCTACCCCGAATTACCCAAGGGTGCCGGGAAGATTGACGAGGACGCTCCGAAGGCCTTCAAGGCGACTGAGTCGGGGCTGAAGTACCGGATTCTCCGGGAGGGGACCGGGAAGAAGCCGACGCCGGAGACGATGGTGGCCGCCCACTACCAGGGCTGGCTGGACAGCGGCAAGGTGTTCGACAGCTCGTACCGGAAACGGCAGCCAATCACGTTCAAGCTGGGGCAGGTGGTCAAGGGCTGGGGCGAGGGGATGCAGCTCGTGGGCCAGGGAGGGATGATCGAGCTCGTGATTCCCGCGGAGCTGGGATACGGAAACCGCGGTCGGCCGGGGATTCCGGCGAATTCGACGCTGCACTTTCTGGTCGAGGTGCTGGAGGTCCGGTAG
- a CDS encoding IS110 family transposase yields the protein MGHAAGAASERSDEAAPAAAADRSIASGASEPAAELDRRRHGRTSPNSRLSRKRSRNSPSSHLRDWEHAIDPRIHIGIDVSKARLDVAMSDSSSLLAVDNDLKGFLKLLKQLPPPDRCQVVMEATGTYHFDAFLCLNDHGYHVAVVPPIRVRAFATGAGWIAKTDAIDARVLVRYSKVAELQITEKPSDCQLKLHALVTRRRQLVDLHVQESNHFEAARDKAVKDDIEQTRNMLKIRITAIEKQIDDLCDSDPDAKRRVELMTSVPGIAKRTAAVLLGELPELGDANRQQVGALVGVAPYNRDSGKSSKLRSIRGGRASVRSALYMAALTASRCNPVIRPFYRRLKDAGKPSKVCLTACIRKLLTILNAMIKSDTAWNHGLQNA from the coding sequence ATGGGACACGCGGCGGGGGCCGCTTCGGAGCGTAGCGACGAAGCGGCCCCCGCCGCGGCCGCCGACAGATCGATCGCGTCTGGGGCCTCAGAGCCCGCCGCTGAGCTGGATCGTCGTCGGCATGGTCGTACCAGCCCGAACAGCCGTTTGAGCCGGAAGCGTTCTCGAAACTCTCCGAGCTCGCATTTACGAGATTGGGAACACGCCATCGACCCCCGCATCCACATCGGCATCGACGTCTCCAAGGCGCGACTCGATGTCGCCATGTCCGACTCCTCTTCCCTCCTGGCCGTCGACAACGACCTCAAGGGCTTCCTGAAACTCCTCAAGCAGCTCCCCCCACCCGACCGCTGCCAGGTCGTCATGGAGGCCACCGGCACCTATCACTTCGACGCCTTCCTCTGTCTCAACGATCACGGGTATCACGTCGCCGTCGTGCCCCCCATCCGCGTCCGCGCCTTTGCCACAGGGGCCGGATGGATCGCCAAAACCGACGCCATCGACGCACGCGTCCTCGTTCGTTACTCCAAGGTCGCCGAACTCCAGATCACCGAAAAACCCTCCGATTGCCAGCTCAAACTCCACGCACTCGTCACTCGCCGACGGCAGCTCGTCGACCTCCACGTCCAGGAGTCCAATCACTTCGAAGCCGCTCGCGACAAGGCCGTCAAAGACGACATCGAGCAAACCCGAAACATGCTCAAAATACGCATCACTGCCATCGAAAAACAGATCGACGATCTCTGCGACTCCGACCCCGATGCCAAACGCCGCGTCGAACTCATGACCTCCGTCCCAGGCATCGCCAAACGGACAGCCGCCGTGCTCCTCGGAGAACTCCCCGAACTCGGCGACGCCAACCGCCAGCAGGTCGGAGCGCTCGTCGGCGTCGCCCCCTACAACCGCGACAGCGGCAAGTCCTCCAAACTCAGATCCATCCGCGGCGGCAGAGCCTCCGTCCGTTCCGCTCTCTACATGGCGGCACTCACCGCCTCACGCTGCAACCCCGTCATCAGACCGTTCTATCGCAGACTCAAAGACGCCGGTAAGCCAAGCAAGGTCTGCCTCACCGCCTGCATCCGCAAACTCCTGACCATCCTCAACGCGATGATCAAATCCGACACCGCCTGGAACCACGGACTCCAAAATGCGTAA
- a CDS encoding ABC transporter ATP-binding protein, producing the protein MTDFPSASPPVIEIQRVTRQFGPKRALDDVSLTVPRGGVFGLIGGNGAGKTTLIRHILGLLKAQTGSVRVFGLDPVENPVGTLGRIGYLSEDRDLPDWMRVAELLRYTQAFFPNWDEAYAEELRETFDLDPRTKVKHLSRGQRARAGLLLALAHRPELLVLDEPSSGLDPVVRRDILGAIIRTIAEEGRTVLFSSHLLDEVERVADRVAIIHQGRILLTAAMDDIKETHRRLTLRFAEAVSEPPSLVGALSCSGEGAEWTYLCSGDRTQLRRAAESLGATIVDDDALSLDDIFVTRVSG; encoded by the coding sequence ATGACTGATTTTCCGTCCGCCAGCCCCCCCGTGATCGAGATTCAGCGCGTGACCCGGCAGTTCGGCCCCAAACGGGCGCTGGACGACGTGTCGCTGACCGTCCCCCGCGGGGGCGTGTTCGGCCTGATCGGCGGGAACGGAGCCGGCAAGACGACGCTGATTCGTCACATCCTGGGGCTGCTGAAGGCCCAGACGGGAAGCGTTCGAGTCTTCGGGCTTGATCCGGTCGAGAACCCGGTGGGGACGCTGGGGCGGATCGGGTATCTCTCCGAGGACCGCGACCTGCCCGACTGGATGCGGGTCGCCGAGTTGTTGCGCTATACGCAGGCCTTCTTCCCGAACTGGGACGAGGCGTACGCCGAGGAGCTGCGGGAGACATTCGATCTCGATCCGCGGACGAAGGTCAAACACCTGTCGCGCGGACAGCGGGCGCGGGCGGGGCTGCTGCTGGCTCTCGCGCATCGGCCGGAACTGCTGGTGCTGGATGAACCGTCGTCGGGACTGGATCCGGTGGTCCGGCGGGACATTCTGGGGGCGATCATCCGGACGATCGCCGAGGAAGGCCGGACGGTGCTGTTTTCGTCGCATCTGCTGGACGAAGTCGAGCGGGTGGCGGATCGGGTAGCGATCATTCACCAGGGACGGATTCTGCTGACGGCGGCGATGGACGACATCAAGGAAACGCACCGGCGGCTGACGCTGCGGTTTGCCGAAGCCGTGAGCGAGCCGCCGTCGCTGGTCGGGGCGCTGTCGTGCAGCGGAGAGGGAGCCGAGTGGACGTATCTGTGCAGCGGCGACCGGACGCAGTTGCGAAGGGCGGCGGAGTCGCTGGGGGCGACGATCGTCGATGACGATGCGTTGTCGCTGGATGATATTTTTGTGACGCGGGTTTCGGGGTGA